The Chryseobacterium geocarposphaerae genome has a window encoding:
- the rpmD gene encoding 50S ribosomal protein L30 — translation MATIKVKQVRSAIGRTKTQKRTLEALGFKKLHQVVEHEATPSILGMIAAVSHLLEVQK, via the coding sequence ATGGCAACAATTAAAGTAAAGCAAGTAAGAAGCGCTATTGGAAGAACAAAAACCCAAAAGAGAACGCTTGAAGCATTAGGATTTAAGAAACTTCACCAAGTTGTAGAACACGAAGCTACTCCTTCTATCTTAGGAATGATAGCTGCAGTTAGTCACTTACTTGAGGTTCAGAAATAA
- the infA gene encoding translation initiation factor IF-1, producing MAKQKHIEQDGVITEALSNAQFRVELENGHVLIAHISGKMRMHYIKLLPGDKVKLEMSPYDLTKGRITFRY from the coding sequence ATGGCAAAACAAAAACATATTGAACAAGACGGCGTTATAACGGAAGCACTTTCGAACGCTCAGTTCCGTGTAGAGCTAGAGAATGGGCATGTGCTTATTGCTCATATTTCTGGTAAAATGCGTATGCATTATATTAAACTTCTGCCTGGTGATAAGGTGAAATTAGAAATGTCTCCCTATGACTTAACAAAAGGGAGAATCACATTTAGATATTAA
- the rpsE gene encoding 30S ribosomal protein S5, producing the protein MLGLDNIERVKPGGLELKDRLVAVNRVTKVTKGGRAFGFSAIVVVGNEDGVIGYGLGKSKEVASAIAKAVEDAKKNLVKVPVMNHTIPHQTTARYGGADIFLRPASHGTGLIAGGAVRAVLESAGIHDILSKSKGSSNPHNVVKATFKALLDIRRPEEIARMRGVSLTKVFNG; encoded by the coding sequence ATGTTAGGACTAGATAATATAGAAAGAGTAAAACCGGGAGGATTAGAACTTAAAGATCGTCTCGTAGCTGTTAACAGAGTAACAAAAGTAACTAAAGGAGGTAGAGCTTTCGGATTCTCTGCTATCGTAGTTGTAGGTAACGAAGATGGAGTTATCGGTTACGGATTAGGAAAATCTAAAGAGGTTGCTTCTGCAATTGCTAAAGCAGTTGAAGACGCTAAGAAAAACCTTGTGAAAGTTCCTGTAATGAACCACACAATTCCTCACCAAACTACTGCTAGATACGGAGGTGCAGATATCTTCTTAAGACCTGCTTCTCACGGTACAGGGCTTATCGCCGGTGGTGCGGTAAGAGCGGTATTGGAGTCTGCTGGTATTCACGATATCCTTTCAAAATCTAAAGGATCTTCTAACCCTCACAACGTGGTGAAAGCTACTTTCAAAGCGTTATTGGATATCAGAAGACCTGAAGAAATCGCTAGAATGAGAGGAGTTTCTCTAACTAAAGTGTTTAACGGTTAA
- the rpsK gene encoding 30S ribosomal protein S11: MAKQTKVVKKRKVKVEAIGEAHIQASFNNIIISLTNKNGEVISWASAGKMGFRGSKKNTPFAAQMAAENCSAVAHEAGLRRVKVFVKGPGAGRESAIRTIHNSGIEVSEIIDVTPMPHNGCRPPKRRRV, from the coding sequence ATGGCAAAACAAACTAAAGTAGTTAAAAAAAGAAAAGTAAAAGTTGAAGCTATTGGTGAAGCGCACATTCAAGCTTCTTTCAATAACATCATCATTTCTTTAACAAATAAAAACGGAGAGGTTATCTCTTGGGCTTCTGCCGGTAAAATGGGATTCAGAGGTTCTAAAAAGAATACTCCATTTGCTGCTCAAATGGCAGCTGAAAATTGCTCTGCTGTAGCTCACGAAGCTGGTTTAAGAAGAGTAAAGGTGTTTGTGAAAGGTCCAGGCGCAGGTAGAGAATCTGCGATCAGAACTATTCACAATTCAGGAATTGAAGTTAGCGAAATCATTGATGTGACTCCTATGCCACACAACGGATGTAGACCACCAAAAAGAAGAAGAGTTTAA
- the secY gene encoding preprotein translocase subunit SecY, whose product MKEFIQTLKNIWSLKELRDKIIFTLGIILVYRFASYISLPAINLAEVGDLLEHYKSQGGNKQGAGLLGLLSSFTGGAFSHASVMALGIMPYISASIIVQLMGMAIPYLQKLQKDGESGRNTLNQITRWLTIGVCLVQAPSYLTSITQLFLPYAQFSSAYYVEPNSIMFWLPSIVILVAGSVFAMWLGEKITDKGIGNGISILIMVGILSRLPEAFVQEMAVQNGKGGMGSIMILIEVIFWMLVVLLAVVLSVAVRKIPIQYVSRAQARGGVNRNLMQGARQWIPLKVNAAGVMPIIFAQALMFVPGLLTKVDESNTFLAGFKNVFSWQYNVLFALLIIIFSFFYTAITIPVNQMADDLKRNGGLVPKVRPGKETADYLDDILSKITLPGAIFLSIFAVLPAIVHGSFVQTDAFALFFGGTSLLIMVGVILDTVQQINTYLLNHHYDGLMQSKLSRTTGY is encoded by the coding sequence ATGAAAGAATTTATACAAACATTAAAAAATATTTGGAGCTTAAAGGAACTTAGAGATAAAATTATCTTCACTTTAGGTATTATCCTTGTGTATAGATTCGCATCTTATATCTCTTTACCTGCAATTAACCTTGCAGAAGTAGGAGATCTCTTAGAGCATTATAAAAGTCAGGGCGGTAACAAGCAAGGAGCAGGTCTCCTTGGCTTGCTTTCGTCGTTTACGGGGGGAGCTTTTAGCCACGCTTCCGTAATGGCGTTAGGGATCATGCCTTATATTTCTGCTTCTATTATTGTTCAGTTGATGGGGATGGCTATTCCTTATCTTCAGAAGCTTCAGAAAGATGGAGAGTCAGGTAGAAATACATTGAATCAGATTACCAGATGGTTAACGATTGGGGTTTGTCTTGTACAGGCGCCGTCATATTTAACTTCTATCACTCAATTATTTTTACCATATGCTCAATTCTCTTCTGCATATTATGTAGAGCCAAATTCTATCATGTTCTGGTTGCCAAGTATTGTTATTTTGGTGGCTGGTTCAGTATTCGCAATGTGGTTGGGTGAGAAAATCACCGACAAAGGTATCGGAAACGGTATTTCTATCCTTATTATGGTGGGAATCCTTTCAAGATTGCCTGAAGCATTCGTACAGGAAATGGCCGTGCAGAACGGAAAAGGAGGAATGGGGTCTATCATGATCCTTATTGAAGTAATTTTCTGGATGTTGGTTGTTCTTTTAGCGGTGGTATTATCCGTTGCTGTTAGAAAAATCCCTATCCAGTATGTAAGCAGAGCTCAAGCAAGAGGAGGTGTAAACAGAAATCTTATGCAAGGAGCAAGACAGTGGATTCCATTGAAAGTTAATGCTGCCGGTGTAATGCCAATTATCTTTGCTCAGGCATTGATGTTCGTACCTGGTTTATTAACAAAAGTAGATGAGTCTAATACTTTTCTTGCAGGTTTCAAGAATGTTTTTAGCTGGCAGTACAATGTATTGTTCGCGCTATTAATTATTATCTTCTCATTCTTCTATACTGCGATTACAATTCCGGTAAACCAGATGGCTGATGATTTGAAGAGAAATGGAGGTTTAGTACCGAAAGTAAGACCCGGGAAAGAGACCGCTGATTATTTAGATGATATTTTATCAAAAATTACCTTGCCTGGTGCAATATTTTTATCTATCTTTGCAGTCCTTCCGGCAATTGTACACGGAAGCTTTGTTCAGACAGATGCGTTCGCCCTATTTTTCGGGGGAACATCACTATTGATTATGGTTGGAGTAATTTTAGATACTGTTCAACAGATTAATACATATCTGCTGAACCATCATTATGATGGCTTAATGCAGTCTAAATTATCAAGAACGACTGGATATTAA
- the rplR gene encoding 50S ribosomal protein L18: MALSKLEKRIRIKRRVRGKISGSSELPRLSVYKSNKEIYAQLIDDNSGKTLASASSREKGVDANGTKTEVSAAVGKAIAAKAIAAGIENIVFDRNGFVYHGRVKALADGAREGGLKF, translated from the coding sequence ATGGCATTAAGTAAATTAGAAAAAAGAATAAGAATCAAAAGAAGAGTAAGAGGAAAAATCTCTGGATCTTCTGAATTGCCAAGATTATCTGTATACAAAAGTAATAAGGAAATTTACGCTCAGTTAATCGACGATAACAGTGGAAAAACTTTAGCTTCTGCTTCTTCTAGAGAGAAAGGTGTTGACGCTAACGGAACTAAGACTGAAGTTTCTGCTGCTGTAGGTAAAGCTATTGCTGCTAAAGCTATCGCTGCAGGAATCGAAAATATTGTATTTGATAGAAACGGATTCGTATATCACGGAAGAGTAAAAGCTCTAGCTGATGGTGCGAGAGAAGGTGGACTTAAATTCTAA
- the rpmJ gene encoding 50S ribosomal protein L36 — protein MKVRASIKKRSADCKIVRRKGVLFVINKKNPKFKQRQG, from the coding sequence ATGAAAGTAAGAGCATCAATTAAAAAAAGAAGCGCTGATTGCAAAATCGTACGCAGAAAAGGTGTACTGTTTGTAATCAACAAGAAAAACCCAAAATTTAAACAAAGACAAGGCTAA
- the rpsM gene encoding 30S ribosomal protein S13 encodes MARISGIDLPKNKRGVIGLTYIYGIGRSTSSEILKAAGISEDKKVNEWNDDELAAIRTYISENVKVEGELRSEVQLNIKRLMDIGCQRGIRHRLGLPLRGQRTKNNSRTRKGKRKTVANKKKASK; translated from the coding sequence ATGGCGAGAATTTCAGGTATTGATTTACCAAAAAACAAAAGAGGCGTTATCGGTTTAACTTACATCTACGGAATCGGAAGAAGTACTTCTTCAGAAATCCTTAAAGCTGCCGGTATCAGCGAAGACAAGAAAGTCAACGAATGGAATGACGATGAATTGGCTGCAATCAGAACATACATCTCTGAAAACGTAAAAGTAGAAGGAGAATTGAGATCTGAAGTGCAATTGAACATCAAGAGATTGATGGACATAGGATGCCAACGAGGAATACGTCACAGACTTGGATTACCTTTAAGAGGCCAGAGAACGAAAAACAACTCTAGAACCCGTAAAGGAAAGAGAAAAACTGTTGCTAACAAGAAAAAAGCTAGTAAATAA
- the rplO gene encoding 50S ribosomal protein L15 gives MNLNNIKPAAGSTFNSKRIGRGQGTGKGGTSTKGHKGQKSRAGYSQKIGFEGGQMPLQRRLPKFGFKNVNRKEFRGINLDTIQTLIENKSITGDITREVMIENGLITKNELVKIMGRGELKSAVSISADKFTKSAEELIAKAGGKAITL, from the coding sequence ATGAATTTAAACAATATAAAGCCAGCTGCAGGATCTACTTTCAATTCAAAAAGAATTGGTAGAGGTCAGGGTACTGGAAAAGGAGGTACTTCTACAAAAGGTCACAAAGGACAGAAATCAAGAGCTGGTTATTCTCAGAAGATCGGTTTTGAAGGAGGTCAGATGCCTTTACAAAGAAGATTACCGAAATTCGGATTCAAAAACGTAAACAGAAAAGAGTTTAGAGGAATTAACCTTGATACAATCCAGACTTTAATCGAGAATAAATCTATCACTGGAGATATTACAAGAGAAGTTATGATTGAGAACGGTCTAATTACTAAAAACGAATTAGTGAAAATTATGGGTAGAGGAGAGTTGAAATCTGCGGTTTCTATCTCTGCTGACAAGTTCACTAAATCTGCTGAAGAGCTTATCGCTAAAGCAGGTGGAAAAGCAATTACCTTATAA